A single region of the Hippopotamus amphibius kiboko isolate mHipAmp2 chromosome 6, mHipAmp2.hap2, whole genome shotgun sequence genome encodes:
- the LOC130855649 gene encoding lamina-associated polypeptide 2, isoforms alpha/zeta-like produces the protein MGDPGSEVIECVPLAGPEASESTPEEDEDDIQFVSEGPLRPVLEYIDLVSSDEEPSASQSERVPESQVPSSERHRPEMCSSCSVPLPSGDGSSTCGICTSSPQRIVSKPSSVENPLENQKNDQSNSDIKISETETLKPSQNCQILPSSPLLVPQESLASSEVKEGLAVESSASQHGQDVILYLQKQVAEMSRVICDLQSRSCFQFHHSRPSENSSVPCDISISKEEHLSTVDEADRKSPSADDKGQPADPSQSSFTALLKRMEQRGVIKRVTLQSQAEPCERKPDCVTSKKCLVPPLHPLLRIATTDVFKDPADCHPSSFMRHRVYPVAKDTSPFQPNPPAGGPIVEALEHSKRGSTTSPLDSTSKEMEVMGCRFYHAASIAARAASYMAYMTQYQRKLWEDMEDLVCDPEFDRGKARCIISDGMDADLWQLCTTRDIMDSVVRVMAMAIDYRRHAWLRLTSLPKKTKEKISHLPFDGTSLFGQDVNAVVAEENSIKENDRKDHNKHYNQHRYFYSHDQKARYHSRGYSRGDWYKHRNHPYRYRKKGESPERHGYKN, from the coding sequence ATGGGAGATCCAGGGTCGGAGGTAATAGAATGTGTCCCTCTAGCTGGGCCTGAGGCGTCCGAGTCAACACCAGAGGAAGATGAAGATGACATTCAGTTTGTTAGTGAAGGACCGTTAAGACCTGTCCTGGAATACATTGATCTGGTCAGCAGTGATGAAGAGCCTAGCGCCTCTCAGAGTGAGAGGGTGCCTGAGTCTCAGGTGCCATCCTCTGAGAGGCATCGCCCAGAAATGTGCTCCAGCTGCAGTGTTCCTCTTCCCAGTGGAGACGGCAGCTCCACCTGTGGGATTTGCACCAGCAGTCCACAAAGGATAGTATCTAAACCTTCTTCTGTTGAGAACCCATTGGAGAACCAGAAAAATGATCAAAGTAATTCAGATATTAAGATCTCTGAGACAGAGACACTTAAGCCATCACAAAATTGCCAGATTTTGCCTTCATCTCCACTTCTGGTCCCCCAAGAATCTTTGGCCTCTTCAGAGGTAAAGGAGGGTTTAGCTGTAGAGTCTTCTGCTTCACAGCACGGACAGGATGTCATCCTCTATCTCCAGAAGCAAGTGGCTGAGATGTCCCGAGTGATATGTGATCTGCAGTCCAGGAGCTGTTTCCAATTTCACCATTCTAGGCCAAGTGAGAACTCTTCGGTTCCTTGTGACATCTCTATCTCCAAGGAAGAACATTTATCCACAGTTGATGAAGCTGACCGCAAATCCCCCTCAGCCGATGACAAAGGGCAGCCAGCTGACCCTAGTCAGTCTAGTTTCACAGCGCTTTTGAAGAGAATGGAACAAAGAGGGGTTATCAAGAGAGTCACGTTACAGTCCCAAGCAGAACCGTGTGAAAGGAAACCTGATTGTGTGACGTCTAAGAAATGTTTGGTCCCTCCACTGCATCCTCTTCTGAGAATTGCCACCACTGACGTTTTCAAAGACCCTGCCGATTGCCATCCTTCCTCCTTCATGAGACACAGGGTATATCCTGTAGCCAAGGATACCTCTCCTTTCCAACCGAATCCACCAGCCGGGGGCCCCATCGTAGAAGCGTTAGAGCACAGCAAGAGAGGAAGCACGACATCACCTCTGGATTCTACCTCAAAAGAGATGGAAGTCATGGGTTGTAGATTCTACCATGCTGCTTCCATTGCAGCCCGAGCTGCTAGCTACATGGCCTATATGACTCAGTATCAGCGTAAACTCTGGGAAGACATGGAGGATCTGGTCTGTGACCCAGAGTTTGATCGTGGAAAAGCAAGATGTATAATATCTGATGGTATGGATGCAGACCTTTGGCAGCTTTGTACTACTAGGGACATAATGGACTCTGTGGTGAGAGTTATGGCCATGGCAATAGACTACAGAAGGCATGCTTGGCTTCGACTCACATCTCTCCCTaagaaaaccaaagagaagatCTCACACTTGCCCTTTGATGGTACTTCTCTCTTTGGACAAGATGTGAATGCTGTAGTTGCAGAAGAAAACAGTATAAAAGAAAATGACCGTAAAGACCACAACAAACACTATAACCAACATCGATACTTCTATAGTCATGACCAGAAAGCACGTTATCACAGTAGAGGATACTCCAGAGGGGATTGGTACAAACACCGAAACCACCCCTATAGATACAGGAAAAAGGGAGAATCTCCAGAACGCCATGGGTATAAGAATTAG